The stretch of DNA ATGTGTCCGTGTCAAACACAATTCTGTTTTACAAACACAATTCTGCTTTTAGCCACACGATGAATATGTTAGATTAATGCTATGATAAAATGTTACATGTACTAATTAAGTGAAATACTGACTTTAAATATATGTCTGCTCGTTCACTAATCGAAAAGCAGGATTTAAAATTAATATAGCGAGTGCCTGTGTTTCTGACCGGTGAAAATTACCGACGCACACACGTCTGCATGTTCAGGTCGTGAATGTGAAGATGCCCTTGTAGCATTGTTAAGGGTTTCGTTTTAGCCTTCAATAACCGTATAATTTAGTAGCTGTTTACAGTACAATGACTGCAAGAGGTACATCAAGTCGCTTTCTGCAGAGTGTGCTTCAGAATGGTGTTGGTCGATATGTTTGTCAGCTGAAGCGCATATCTCTCATCTTCTCCAAAAATGCACAAAGTTCACTGGGAGCAAGGTAGTCTTGTTTTTTTGCTGGCTATACTATCACTGAAAGTCTTCAGTGTTGCAGATAATGTTGCTGCTTCATAATATTATCCTTAGCGTAATTATTTGTGACAATTTCATGTTATCAATTTCGAAGAGTGGGCCTTAAGTGTTACGAGTCAGGCAGTGCAGTCGACATTAGGCATAACATCAACAACTTATACTAACTGAATTGGTGGAAATGTTACCGAAAGCGCAACATAGGCCTAACGTTACTGTTTAAGGCAAGCGGTAAGCGTTTAACATTCTCTCGACTTTTCCGCAGAAATTTCATCGAGGAGGGTGTGGTGGATTACGCCAAGAAGAACCCTGGAACTGTTGTGTACATTTCCCCGGAGCCCTGTAGAATACCCAGACTAGTTGCGGAGTACCGTGAGTATGGCGGGATCTGAtctagtaggcctacacaattaAAAAGTGAAGGGAATTATAACACAAACTTTTCATCAAACCTTCAAAAGCATAAGTCTGTTATTCAGTGAATTGTGTTTCTTAAGCCTTctatacgacggagtattagggccacacatgaaggaagaaatatttttgccatgacgacattaaactcgacatttcgagaataaagttgaaatatcatgtcgacattaaactcaacattttgagaataaagttagtttggagagagaaggaccgttcgggacgattgaaagggaggacgaattaTTCCAGTTTTCTTCGACTGCAACAATGatcagacataggcctatatcatgtgaacaaaacattaacctccgttgctcagccaaatactttcctgtaggtccttatcacggagttacaggcgataaatgcgatggtcaaaagtagcctaaacgtcattagcgttttttttatttattgtaggcctattattaaagagtgtttttttttatctaaaggttcaacttcatgcttatgcactagactaggcataggctactaggcgctctccccaatcctagaatttcacattgcttgtttgtaatggatgcaaaacagcctattgctgaatgtctagggacgaatgaagctgtcctcctcccgaccaccccatgtactagtagcctacatgcgcacatatgcacacacagtgcataaataaagtgtacatgcacacatattccctcacgggatcaaaatagtatatatgcttaggctatacctgtgtttatagcctcctatgtttattgcaggtgagacatggaaaagcagttttagagaaATTAGTTATGGAGAGTGACAGCCTGgttcatgaagggcagttaattgaatgtgcggtggccttacccacgtaaaacagagtgaaatagcattttgtatagaaacatatcattggatacatgtattattctagctatatactaaacggcatagtgcatggtacttccaaccgcgagatacagcactttacgatgacggcaatgagtagttaacagaaagacgcaatctatctgaaagtcgacacgtcgagattaaagtcgacattacatttcaactttattctcgaaatgtcgagtttaatgtcgacatggtgactttaaagtcaacatgtcgagtttaatctcgccatggcaaaaatattttttttcttcatgtgtggccctaatactccgtcgtacttCTACGATGGTGTCAAATCATTATGTCTGAGCATATTGTTTCTTTCATGTTGTCTGCATAGTCAATGGTAACGTGAGGGAGGAGAAAATCACTGGAAAAACATCTCAGGAGATTTCCGACCTGGTGACCAAGCTGACCAACCAGTCAGGACTGGACATCATCCGCATCCGGAAGCCATACCACACCGACTCCCCCAGCATCCAAGGCCAGTGGCATCCCTTCACCAACCGACCCCCATCTGTTGGGCCTATCAGACCCCCAGGCAAGGAGGCCAGTACATGATCAGAGGACAGTTGATGGATGATGTGAATGCGGTGATCAAGTGCACTACTGACACCAGCCTCATGTGGAAGCTGTTGTCAGTGTCGTCCACTGCACTGAGTGAACTTTGTGCTTTCTGCAAACCTATCAGTTTGTGTGCATTATGTACACTGTGCACACAAGGTGTGCATGGACTCCAGGGGAATGTGTGAACATTTCTGAGCCAACAGAGGAGATGTGATCATCTTGTTTTCTTGCAAAGAAAgagctgtgtatgtttgtttcaacatgcagtaaaaagtactaatatatatttttttttctctaattGATTACCGTGTTTGTAAAAGCAGCTATGCAGATTCAAAACTAGATGACAGATGATGTACCACATTTTTCAAACAATAAACGTATGTGTTCATATAGCAGAAATAACACATTAAGTCAATACTCAAACCAATAATATGTTTAATGGGGTTTGATAGTTGGGCGCATGATGAACCAAAATGTCTTTTTAAAAGGGTAATCCCGACATGCTCACTTTAGCTGTTGTCTTCTTCCTGAAaaagaaaggggaaaaagtCAGCAAATTCAACATTATACACATAAATCATTATACACAATTTTTACACAAAAAATACACTATTTTTACAGTTGCCTAATTACATCTACCAAGTAGGTTAGGTTTTCAGTTCAGATTGTATGTTTGCAGGATTATGCAAAAATGAACAGGCCAATAATCCTGAAACTTAGTGGGGAGCAAAGCGGCACGAATTGGTTCAAATATCTAATTGTGATTTTTCTGGCCGATTGCTTTAAGTTGGGTCACCTGAACTGAACTAGAACACCTTTGCCCTCATCTCCAATATGAAGTGCACAGCATTAAACATGAACCCTGAACTTCTTCACTTCAGTTCTCGTAGAACATCACCTTCTGCTCGTCCTCTTTGACCTCTGTGTGCTGATCGCTGTGTGGGTCTCTCTTGGGCTCTTCTCGAGCACGACTCGCTGGTCTTTCAGGTGGTTCTGATTTCCCTGGCTCTTCAGACGGTTCTTTCTCTGGTTCCTCAGACGCCTCAGGTCCTGCTTTTGCTAGTTCCTCTGCTGGGTTCAGGTCGCTGTAATCAGGTTGAGGCAACTCCTGCCGAGAAAGTTTAGCTGAGATGAAACTCTTGTGTGCACATCAATGGCAGATCATGTCCTGTCTGACTCTCCGGCTGCCTATTTCAGCGTGTTCTCTCCCTCACTGACAGAACTGGAGAGTCTCTCTCTACCCTGATTGTAGCGTGATGATCGGTGAGATCTGATCGGAGCgtgttctttctctcactgGCAGAACTGATGAATCTCCCTCCGCCCTGGCTGTATAGTATAAGACTATAAGGTCTGACTGTTTGGAATTCATGATCGTCTTTCAAGATGTCTCGTGTCCATTGTTTCCCCTCTTTTATATTCTCTTCtttacactctctctttttaagATGTATGTCATTATTACCTGTTTATTTTTAcctctctttttctatttttaatgTATTCTGTCTGCCATCATTTTCAGTTAACTCTTTCTGCCCTTTGTCTTCAAAATAACTGCCTCTGAGATTCTGCATcggttttttgcttttttttctgtcagttcTCATCTTTTGAATTTCAtgtagtctttttttttcttctgttgtCTTCTTTCTCATGCCttttcatccctccctctgtaGAAACATTAGTCTTCCCCTCACACTCTCCTGTTACCTCTGCCCTTCTACAGTCTGCATTTAGTTGAATCTTTTCACCACAATAGAGGAGACTGTATTTGGCAGAGTGGAGCCATGAGACCGAGAACACGACAACAGAAGACATTAATACGGCGGCATCACCTCCTCAGACTGCTGTTGTGACCGCTCCAGTGACTCGGTCTGTTTCTGTGGCTCTCCGGTCTCTGTCTTCTCCGACTGAGATAGCCGCCCGTCTCCAGGGAGACACTGGTCAGCCTCATGGGCGTCCGGGCCAGCCTCTGTGTCTCCCCTCTGTTCCCCCTTATTGCTATCTAGAGCTCCACCCGGAACAGCGTCACCCAATTTCAGCTGAAAAGCGAAAAGTTAAGTCAGAAGTCAGTCACTGTTTTGACTGTTGTTCCCTGGCTGTAGCTCTTAGGTTCACCTCTGTGCTCCTTCTCAATACTGTCTGAAACACTGAAGTACACAATATTGGGAACACAGTCATCTTTCCTCATCATGATCATGTATGTCTGATCCTGCTGTGGTTGTTTTAGGGAAAGCTATCTCCTCATGGTTATGGCTAATCACGTTCATCCTCTCTGAACTGCACTGGTCCTTGGTTTCCTTATTACACAGGAGCTGTTTCCATGTTTTGCTGCAGGACTGTTTCTGGTCTGACTCCTTTGACTGACTGTTTTTATCAGCTGTTTATTTGTCTAAGCATCTAATACCCATCTTGCTAAATATTTCAGCCTTAACATTTCTACAACCTGGATTCTCTTTAGCCTCTGCTGAACCCTCATCTTGAAGTCGTGCTGAGGGGCCTGTGCATCCTGTGCAAAAGCCCCCCCTTGTGGAGGTTTAGTTAATGACAGCGAGGGTTTTGAGTTTTTTCAGTTGTCACACTGTTGGGGAGTTTTAGAGGAAATCTGTTTCTTGGGGTGAGTTTTTGTCTCGGCTTGCTCCTGCCGAGCAGGACCCTCTGCAGGTCTCTGACCATCAGCATCAGTGCCAGCACTCTGCTTTGTACTGAGGTCAGTACCACTATGATTATGATTATCAGGTTATGATTTGCCTCAAGCAAGCAATCTCAATGCCTCAAGCAGTCATCCAGTTGAAGCAGGCTATCTTACACACAAAATAACGCATGCTATTttacccacacacaacacacaggctATTTTACACAAACAATATCAGACACAGAAGGCCTTTCAGACTGATATTTCTTCTGCCTGCCAGATTTACAAAAGGCAGCACTGCAAAGATCTAAAACATAATTTCATCTGACCCTAATCAACCCCCAGGGCCCAGAAATATGTCAAAACACCAGTGATTTAAAAATGACAGCAATCATGTCATATCAAGcaccacacacagtcaaacCCACAGCATGCTTTTCAATCAGCGTGCACACTGCcctaacaaacaccaacaaacacCCAACAGTTAGGTTAGTGTGCATGTCAATAGGTGTTTGTTGGATGGAGTTACTTGTTCGATTCGTTTGATATGTCCAAAAGTTAATCCTTTCAGTTACTGTCTGGGCAGTGTGGAGTTGGCAGTTGGTTTTCTGAACATTCTGAGTAGACTGTAACCAACAACTGGCAACTTTAAAATGTTGGATTTTGTTGGGCATTTGTTGGCGGCTCAACTTTCACCTTGTCCTCGGAACCCTCAACGGCACCCTCGTCTACAGTATCTGTGGTGGCAGTTGTGCTGTCTAGCTCTGAGCTGGGTA from Alosa sapidissima isolate fAloSap1 chromosome 24, fAloSap1.pri, whole genome shotgun sequence encodes:
- the mrpl43 gene encoding 39S ribosomal protein L43, mitochondrial; the encoded protein is MTARGTSSRFLQSVLQNGVGRYVCQLKRISLIFSKNAQSSLGARNFIEEGVVDYAKKNPGTVVYISPEPCRIPRLVAEYLNGNVREEKITGKTSQEISDLVTKLTNQSGLDIIRIRKPYHTDSPSIQGQWHPFTNRPPSVGPIRPPGKEAST